A stretch of the Synechocystis sp. PCC 7338 genome encodes the following:
- the hypD gene encoding hydrogenase formation protein HypD, producing the protein MKYVDEYRDAQAVAHYRQAIAREITQPWTLMEICGGQTHSIVKYGLDTLLPKDLTLIHGPGCPVCVTPMELIDQALWLAKQPEIIFCSFGDMLRVPGSEMDLLSVKAQGGDVRIVYSPLDCLAIARENPEREVVFFGVGFETTAPATAMTLHQARAQQVRNFSLLCAHVLVPPAMEALLGNPDSLVQGFLAAGHVCTVTGERAYQHIAEKYQVPIVITGFEPVDIMQGILACVRQLESGQFTCDNQYRRSVQPQGNAHAQKIVDQVFEPVDRHWRGLGLIPASGLGLRPAFAPWDGAVKFASLLQTMVPTTEETTCISGEILQGQRKPSDCPAFGTICTPEQPLGAPMVSSEGACAAYYRYRQQVPESVGIGVM; encoded by the coding sequence ATGAAATACGTTGATGAATATCGGGATGCCCAGGCGGTGGCCCATTACCGTCAGGCGATCGCCAGGGAGATCACCCAACCTTGGACGCTGATGGAGATTTGCGGCGGCCAGACCCACAGCATTGTCAAATATGGGTTGGATACCTTGTTACCCAAGGATTTGACTCTGATCCATGGCCCCGGCTGTCCTGTGTGCGTCACTCCGATGGAATTAATTGACCAAGCTTTGTGGTTAGCTAAGCAACCGGAGATCATTTTTTGTTCCTTTGGCGATATGTTGCGGGTGCCCGGCAGTGAGATGGATTTGCTGAGCGTTAAAGCTCAGGGCGGCGATGTCCGCATTGTCTATTCTCCCTTGGATTGTTTGGCGATCGCCAGGGAGAACCCGGAGCGAGAAGTGGTGTTTTTTGGGGTAGGTTTCGAAACCACGGCCCCCGCCACCGCCATGACTCTCCACCAAGCTAGGGCCCAACAGGTGCGTAATTTTAGTCTGCTTTGCGCCCATGTGTTGGTGCCCCCGGCCATGGAAGCTTTATTAGGCAATCCCGATTCTCTTGTGCAGGGCTTTTTAGCCGCAGGCCATGTCTGCACAGTGACCGGGGAAAGGGCTTATCAACATATTGCCGAAAAATATCAAGTGCCCATAGTCATTACTGGCTTTGAACCGGTGGATATTATGCAGGGCATCCTCGCCTGTGTGCGCCAACTGGAGTCGGGACAATTCACCTGCGACAATCAATATCGGCGATCTGTCCAACCCCAGGGCAATGCCCACGCGCAGAAAATTGTTGACCAAGTATTTGAGCCAGTCGATCGCCATTGGCGGGGTTTGGGGTTGATTCCCGCCAGCGGTTTGGGTTTAAGGCCAGCATTTGCCCCCTGGGATGGGGCAGTCAAATTTGCCTCCCTACTACAAACTATGGTTCCAACGACGGAGGAAACGACTTGTATTAGTGGGGAAATTTTACAGGGACAACGGAAGCCCAGCGATTGTCCAGCCTTTGGTACCATCTGCACCCCAGAACAGCCCTTGGGAGCCCCCATGGTTTCCTCGGAAGGAGCCTGTGCCGCCTATTACCGTTACCGCCAACAGGTGCCGGAGTCCGTGGGAATAGGAGTAATGTAG
- the rfbD gene encoding dTDP-4-dehydrorhamnose reductase, whose product MARKILLLGAMGQVGQELALPLSRLGQVQTGTRATFDLAQPATLGDKIRDLAPDIIVNAAAYTAVDKAETEPELAYAVNALAPQAIANAAKEIGAYVVHISTDYVFDGSQSSPYQETDATNPLGVYGQSKLKGEKAVAESGGEFLIVRTAWVYGAKGSGNFVKTMVRLGKERQEVRVVADQVGGPTWAKDLAQAIAALAQQRAQGIYHYSNSGVASWYDFAVAIFEEVENLGISLQVRRVLPITTAAYPTPARRPAYSVLSHEKIVQALGCAPPHWRASLRIMLQESINEGIF is encoded by the coding sequence TTGGCAAGGAAGATTCTCTTACTAGGGGCAATGGGGCAAGTGGGTCAGGAGTTGGCCCTGCCCTTATCCCGTTTGGGTCAGGTGCAGACGGGGACCAGGGCAACTTTTGATTTGGCCCAACCGGCCACCCTGGGGGACAAAATTCGGGACTTGGCCCCCGATATTATTGTCAACGCCGCCGCCTATACTGCCGTGGATAAAGCTGAAACGGAGCCGGAATTAGCCTACGCAGTTAACGCCCTTGCTCCCCAGGCGATCGCCAACGCGGCCAAGGAAATCGGCGCCTACGTGGTGCATATCTCCACCGACTATGTGTTTGATGGTAGCCAGAGTTCCCCCTACCAGGAAACGGATGCCACCAATCCCCTCGGGGTTTATGGCCAAAGCAAGCTCAAGGGAGAAAAGGCCGTGGCAGAAAGTGGCGGTGAATTTCTCATTGTCCGTACGGCGTGGGTTTATGGGGCCAAAGGCTCCGGCAATTTTGTCAAAACCATGGTGCGCTTGGGCAAAGAGCGGCAAGAAGTGAGGGTGGTGGCGGATCAAGTTGGTGGTCCCACCTGGGCAAAGGATCTGGCTCAGGCGATCGCCGCTTTAGCTCAACAACGGGCCCAGGGCATCTATCATTACAGCAATAGTGGGGTGGCTAGTTGGTACGATTTTGCGGTGGCGATTTTTGAGGAAGTTGAAAATTTAGGCATTTCCCTTCAGGTACGTCGGGTGCTGCCCATTACCACAGCGGCCTATCCCACGCCGGCTCGACGGCCAGCCTACTCCGTCCTATCCCATGAAAAAATAGTACAAGCTTTAGGCTGTGCCCCTCCCCATTGGCGGGCATCATTGCGGATCATGCTACAAGAAAGCATCAACGAGGGCATTTTCTGA
- the msrA gene encoding peptide-methionine (S)-S-oxide reductase MsrA — protein sequence MGFFDLFGKKTAMVAPNEALPGRSATMSVPDKHFVNGNPLKAPFPEGMETAMFGLGCFWGAERKFWQIPGVYSTVVGYAAGYTPNPTYQEVCTGMTGHNEVVFVVFDPQQVSYKELLKVFWESHNPTQGMRQGNDVGTQYRSGIYTYSEAQQQAALASKQAYQPALQQEGYGEITTEILPAPDFYYAEDYHQQYLAKNPNGYCGLGGTNVACPIGTEVSLGA from the coding sequence ATGGGATTCTTCGATTTATTCGGTAAAAAAACGGCCATGGTTGCCCCCAATGAAGCTCTCCCCGGGCGATCGGCCACTATGTCCGTGCCAGACAAACATTTTGTCAATGGCAATCCTCTCAAAGCTCCCTTTCCCGAGGGAATGGAAACGGCTATGTTTGGTTTAGGCTGTTTTTGGGGAGCGGAACGCAAATTTTGGCAAATTCCCGGGGTTTACAGCACGGTGGTGGGTTATGCCGCCGGTTATACCCCTAACCCCACCTACCAAGAAGTTTGTACCGGAATGACTGGGCACAATGAGGTGGTTTTCGTTGTGTTTGATCCCCAACAAGTGAGCTACAAGGAATTACTCAAAGTCTTTTGGGAGAGCCATAACCCCACCCAGGGCATGCGCCAGGGTAACGATGTGGGTACCCAATACCGCTCCGGCATTTACACCTATTCTGAAGCCCAACAACAGGCCGCTTTGGCATCGAAGCAAGCCTATCAACCAGCTCTCCAACAGGAGGGCTATGGGGAAATTACCACGGAAATTTTACCGGCCCCAGATTTTTACTATGCCGAAGATTATCACCAACAATATTTAGCTAAAAACCCCAATGGTTACTGCGGTTTGGGGGGCACTAATGTGGCCTGTCCCATTGGCACGGAAGTTTCCCTGGGAGCTTAG
- the glgA gene encoding glycogen synthase GlgA translates to MYIVQIASECAPVIKAGGLGDVIYGLSRELELRGHCVELILPMYDCMRYDHIWGLHDAYRNLEVPWHGSSIFCDVFCGWVHGRLCFFIQPKSSDNFFNRGHYYGALDDHMRFAFFSKAAMEFLLRSNKRPDIVHCHDWQTGLVPVLLYEIYRFHGMDHQRVCYTIHNFKHQGIAGANILHATGLNNDGYYFSYDRLQDNFNPNAINFMKGGIVYSNYVNTVSPHHAWEARFSDISCGLGHTLEIHQHKFGGILNGLDYEVWNPEIDPLLASNFGPKTFGDKAKNKQALRERLMLEEDDNKPIVCFIGRLDGQKGVHLVHHSLYYALAQESQFVLLGSATEPNLSKWFWHEKQHLNDNPNVHLELGFDEELAHLIYGAADIIVVPSNYEPCGLTQMIGLRYGAIPVVRGVGGLVNTVFDRDYDQNHPPEKRNGFVFYQPDQYALETALGRAIALYKDDPVAFKTLALQGMAYDYSWNKPGLQYVEAYEYIRA, encoded by the coding sequence ATGTACATCGTTCAAATTGCCTCAGAATGCGCCCCCGTCATTAAGGCCGGAGGATTGGGGGATGTTATCTACGGGCTCAGCCGTGAATTGGAACTGCGGGGCCATTGCGTCGAGCTTATCCTGCCCATGTATGATTGCATGCGCTACGACCATATCTGGGGTTTACACGATGCCTACCGTAACCTAGAGGTGCCCTGGCATGGCAGCTCAATCTTTTGTGACGTTTTCTGTGGCTGGGTCCACGGTAGACTCTGCTTCTTCATTCAGCCCAAATCTTCTGATAACTTTTTTAACCGGGGTCATTATTACGGCGCCCTCGATGACCATATGCGCTTTGCCTTTTTCTCCAAGGCGGCCATGGAGTTTTTGCTACGTAGCAACAAACGCCCAGACATTGTCCACTGCCACGATTGGCAAACAGGGCTAGTACCGGTGTTGTTGTACGAAATTTACCGCTTCCACGGCATGGATCATCAGCGGGTCTGCTACACCATCCACAATTTCAAACACCAGGGGATTGCTGGAGCCAATATTCTCCACGCCACAGGGCTTAATAATGACGGTTATTATTTCAGTTACGATCGCCTGCAAGATAATTTCAATCCCAATGCCATTAACTTCATGAAGGGGGGCATCGTCTATTCCAACTATGTCAACACCGTTTCCCCTCACCACGCTTGGGAAGCCCGCTTTTCCGATATCTCCTGTGGCCTGGGCCATACCCTGGAAATTCATCAGCACAAATTTGGCGGTATTTTGAACGGTTTGGACTACGAAGTGTGGAACCCAGAAATTGATCCGCTGTTGGCGAGCAACTTCGGTCCCAAAACCTTTGGCGATAAGGCAAAAAATAAGCAAGCTTTACGGGAAAGATTAATGCTGGAAGAGGACGACAACAAACCAATAGTCTGCTTTATTGGCCGCTTGGATGGACAAAAAGGTGTGCATTTGGTGCACCACTCCCTCTACTACGCCCTCGCCCAGGAATCTCAATTCGTACTGCTCGGCTCCGCCACCGAACCCAATCTGAGCAAATGGTTCTGGCACGAAAAACAACATCTCAACGATAATCCCAATGTCCATCTGGAGTTGGGCTTTGATGAGGAGTTGGCCCACCTAATTTACGGAGCGGCGGATATCATTGTGGTGCCTAGTAACTACGAGCCCTGCGGCTTGACCCAAATGATCGGCCTCCGTTATGGGGCCATTCCAGTGGTGCGGGGAGTGGGTGGTTTGGTGAACACCGTGTTTGACCGGGATTATGACCAAAATCATCCTCCAGAAAAACGCAACGGTTTTGTCTTCTATCAGCCGGATCAATATGCTTTGGAAACGGCCCTTGGTCGGGCGATCGCCTTGTATAAGGATGATCCCGTGGCGTTTAAAACCCTGGCGTTGCAGGGCATGGCCTACGACTACTCTTGGAATAAACCGGGGCTCCAGTATGTGGAAGCCTACGAATACATCCGGGCTTAA
- a CDS encoding TetR/AcrR family transcriptional regulator has protein sequence MLNLLTMSAKLTKAEQTRRTRRAILDRARHLFATQGYTATGTEEIISELAITRGASYHQFGDKLGLFKAVIVEAYDEITDYIKTKVRPLDNNWQQLIVGCRAFLEVAQQDELRRLVFVEAPAVLAADDLTEIDQYGFGLLRESIQTAVSEGELYAVDAEGFAHLVNGSLNELAAWVTQSNDPERLKTAQCLVETLLLRHHHCG, from the coding sequence ATGTTAAATCTGCTCACCATGTCGGCTAAGTTGACCAAAGCGGAACAAACTCGACGCACTCGCCGGGCCATCCTTGATCGGGCCCGTCACCTGTTTGCCACCCAGGGATATACCGCCACGGGCACCGAAGAAATTATTAGTGAGCTAGCCATTACCAGGGGAGCTTCATACCATCAATTCGGCGACAAGCTGGGGCTGTTCAAGGCTGTCATCGTTGAGGCTTATGACGAAATCACCGACTATATCAAAACAAAAGTTCGACCCCTAGATAACAATTGGCAACAGTTAATCGTCGGCTGTCGGGCATTTCTTGAAGTTGCTCAACAGGACGAACTGCGGCGCTTGGTATTTGTGGAAGCTCCCGCCGTTTTGGCAGCGGATGACCTCACTGAAATTGATCAATATGGCTTTGGTTTACTCCGTGAGTCAATTCAGACCGCCGTTTCCGAAGGAGAACTTTACGCCGTCGATGCTGAGGGTTTTGCCCACTTAGTCAATGGTTCTTTGAATGAGTTGGCCGCTTGGGTGACCCAGTCCAATGATCCAGAAAGACTTAAAACTGCCCAATGCTTGGTGGAAACATTACTGCTGCGGCATCATCACTGCGGTTAG
- a CDS encoding N-acetyltransferase, with protein sequence MSTMLNTRQATTADIPFLARIEYEASLPPLNHCFWEDLLEGTGTTALDFIEAELKADACNWGNVPDFLILEAEGKPVAAAAGYVPETEDYCPLRLSQLEAIAKELNWTKENLAAFRGQYLGLWGGNLRPFFLTPQATWIIENVAVLPEARGQGLGKALLRALLEKGRSQGHEFAGIMVINGNDRARHTYESVGFKPYQTFYQDYFSEQFKIDFPGVTKFGLRLN encoded by the coding sequence ATGTCAACTATGCTAAATACCCGCCAAGCAACCACTGCGGATATTCCATTTCTCGCCAGGATTGAATACGAGGCTTCCCTGCCACCGTTAAATCATTGCTTTTGGGAAGATTTATTAGAAGGGACTGGTACCACGGCCTTGGACTTTATTGAGGCGGAACTGAAGGCCGATGCTTGCAATTGGGGCAATGTACCAGATTTTCTGATTTTGGAAGCTGAGGGCAAACCTGTTGCGGCGGCCGCCGGGTATGTACCGGAGACGGAGGACTACTGTCCATTGCGTCTATCCCAGCTAGAGGCGATCGCCAAGGAGCTGAACTGGACGAAGGAAAATTTAGCAGCTTTTCGTGGGCAGTATCTGGGGCTTTGGGGCGGAAATTTACGACCGTTTTTTCTCACCCCCCAGGCGACTTGGATTATTGAAAATGTGGCCGTATTACCGGAGGCCCGGGGCCAGGGTTTGGGCAAAGCGTTACTGAGGGCTTTACTGGAAAAAGGGCGATCGCAGGGCCATGAATTTGCCGGCATTATGGTGATCAATGGCAATGACAGGGCCCGTCATACCTATGAATCCGTGGGATTTAAGCCCTATCAAACCTTTTACCAGGATTATTTCTCGGAGCAATTCAAGATTGATTTTCCGGGCGTTACCAAGTTTGGCCTCCGTCTCAACTAG